The nucleotide window GTTAAGGCCAGCGCGGTTCAGCAGGAACTGGGAGAGCAACGCCACAGGACGGCCGGTGGCCCCTTTGGCTTTGCCGGAGCGCCAGGCCGTACCCGCGATGTCCAGATGCGCCCAGTTATATTTACGGGCAAAACGCGCCAGGAAGCAGGCAGCGGTGATCGCGCCGCCAGGACGGCCGCCAATGTTCGCCATATCGGCAAAATAGGAGTCGAGCTGCTCCTGATACTCATCCGCCATCGGCAGACGCCAGGCGCGGTCACCCGCCTGTTCAGAGGCGCCAATCAGCTCATGCGCCAGCGGGTTGTGGTTCGACAGCAGACCGCTGACGTGGTGTCCCAGCGCAATCACGCAGGCACCGGTCAGGGTCGCGACATCAATCACCACATCCGGATCGAAACGCTCCACGTAGGTCAGCGCGTCGCACAGCACCAGACGACCTTCCGCATCGGTATTCAGCACTTCCACGGTCTGACCGGACATGGTGGTCAGCACGTCGCCCGGACGGTAAGCCCGGCCGCCAGGCATGTTTTCACAGCCTGCCAGCACGCCGACTACGTTCAGCGGCAGATTCAGCTCGGCCACCATACGCATCACGCCATAGACCGACGCCGCGCCGCACATGTCGTACTTCATCTCATCCATCGCTTCGCCCGGCTTGAGGGAGATGCCGCCGGAGTCGAAGGTGACGCCTTTACCCACCAGCACGATGGGCTTGCTCTCTGCGTCAGGGCTGCCTTTATATTCAATAACCGACATCAGCGACTCGTTCTGCGAGCCCTGGCCTACGGCCAGATAGGCGTTCATGCCCAGCTCTTTCATCTGTTGCTCGCCAATGACGCGAGTGGTGATGTTTTTGCTGTAGGCATCCGCCAGCTGACGCGCCTGGGAAGCCAGGTAGGCGGCGTTACAGATGTTTGGTGGCATATTGCCGAGATCTTTCGCGGCTTTAACGCCGGCAGCCACGGCCAGGCCGTGCTGAATGGCGCGTTCGCCGCTGGTGAGTTCACGGCGGGTAGGCACGTTAAAGACCATTTTACGCAGCGGACGGCGCGGCTCGGTTTTGTTGCTTTTCAACTGATCGAAGCTGTACAGCGTCTCTTTAGAGGTCTCTACTGCCTGGCGTACTTTCCAGTAAGTGTTGCGGCCTTTAACGTGCAGCTCGGTCAGGAAGCAGACCGCTTCCATTGAACCGGTATCGTTCAGCGTGTTGATGGTTTTCTGGATCACCTGCTTGTACTGACGCTCATCAAGCTCGCGCTCTTTGCCGCAGCCAATCAGCAGAATGCGCTCAGAGAGGATATTGGGCACGTGATGCAGCAGCAAGGTCTGGCCGACTTTGCCTTCCAGTTCGCCACGGCGGAGCAGGGCGCTGATGTAGCCATCGCTGATTTTATCCAGCTGTTCAGCAATCGGTGACAGCCTGCGCGGTTCAAACACGCCGACCACGATACAGGCACTGCGCTGCTTTTCCGGGCTACCGCTTTTTACACTGAACTCCATGCACTCTCCTGAATCTTAAAGACAACGGCGCTTGCTGCGGCTAGAATGTAGCGCTTTCGTCAAGCTCGGTGCCAGGCATTACGCCACTGGGGTATCGGGCGTCTGAATGAGTTTTGGTGATAATACGTTTTTTTTTGCATCACCAGAACGCGATTGTTGTCATACTATTTTAGCTATGACGGAGGCCATTGATGAGAAAAAATGGCGTATAAGCGATGAAACTAGCGATTTTCCTGCAAAAAGACAAGTTTTCACAGGCGTACTCAGCGTGATCATCATTAGATATCTGGTTAGGGAAACGCTCAAAAGCCAGCTGGCTATCCTCTTCATCCTGCTACTGATCTTCTTTTGTCAGAAGTTAGTCAGGATTTTGGGTGCCGCGGTGGATGGCGAAATTCCAACAAATTTAGTCCTGACATTATTGGGCCTTGGCGTGCCAGAGATGGCGCAGCTTATCCTGCCACTGAGCCTGTTTTTAGCCATTTTGATGACGCTTGGGCGGTTATACACCGAAAGCGAGATCACGGTGATGCACGCCTGCGGCCTGAGCAAAGCGGTGCTGGTCAAGGCGGCGATGGTGCTGATGCTCTTCACCGCGATAGTGGCTGCCATTAACGTCGCCTGGCTTGGCCCCTGGTCTTCCCGCTATCAAAGTGAAGTGACGCAGAACGCCAAAGCTAACCCGGGCGCCGCCGCGCTGGCTGCCGGACAGTTCCAGCAGTCGGGCGACGGCCAGTCGGTGATGTTTATTGAGAACGTTAAGGGCAACACCTTTGGCAATGTCTTCCTGGCGCAGCTGCGGCCGAAAGGCAACGCCCGTCCTTCTGTGGTGCTGGCTGATAAAGGCCATATGACCCAGCGGCCAGACGGCTCGCAGGTGGTGACGCTGGAGAAAGGGACCCGCTTTGAAGGCACGGCGATGCTGCGCGACTTCCGCATCACGGATTTCGTCAACTATCAGGCGATTGTCGGGCACCAGGATGTAGTGCTGGACCCGAACGATGCTGAGCAGATGGATTTCACAACGCTGGCGCAGTCTGACAAGCCGGAGTTCAGAAGCGAGTTCCACTGGCGCATCACGCTGGTGTTCTCGGTGCTGGTGATGGCGTTAATGGTGGTGCCGCTCAGCGTGGTCAACCCGCGTCAGGGCCGCGTCCTGTCGATGCTGCCCGCTATGCTGCTCTATCTGATCTTCTTCCTGCTGCAGAGTTCGCTGCGCTCCAGCGGCCAGAAAGGCCGCCTCGATCCCGCTATCTGGATGTGGGTGGTGAATATCTCTTACCTGGCGCTGGCCGTGCTGCTTAACCTGTGGGATACCGTGCCCATGCGGCGTTTCCGTGCCCGCTTCAGCAAGGGAGGCTCCGTCTGATGTTTGGCGTACTCGACAGATATATCGGTAAAACGATCTTCAACACCATCATGGCGACGCTGTTTATGCTGGTGTCGCTCTCCGGCATCATCAAGTTTGTAGATCAGCTGCGCAAAACCGGGCAGGGTGAATACACCGCGCTGGGCGCCGGGTTGTATACCGTGCTCAGCGTGCCGAAAGATATTGAAATCTTCTTCCCGATGGCCGCGCTGCTTGGCGCGCTGTTAGGGCTGGGGACGCTGGCACAGCGCAGCGAGCTGGTGGTGATGCAGGCTTCCGGCTTCACCAGGATGCAGATTGCCGCCTCGGTGATGAAAACGGCTATCCCGCTGGTGCTGCTGACCATGGCAATTGGTGAGTTTGTGGCGCCGCAGGGCGAGCAGATGGCGCGTAACTACCGTGCGCAGCAGCTGGTGGGCGGTTCGCTGCTCTCCACGCAGAACGGCCTGTGGGCGAAGGATGGCGACAACTTTATCTTTATTGAACGCATTAAGGATAACAGTGAGCTGACCGGCATCAGCATCTACAGCTTCAACAAAGAGCGTCGCCTGCAAAACGTGCGCTACGCCGCTTCCGCCAAGTACAACGCGGATAAAAAGTCCTGGGATCTGGTGCAGGTGGATCAGTCTGACCTCACCAACCCTAAGCAGGTCAGCGGCAGCCAGACCCTGAGCGGTGAATGGAAAACCACGCTGACCCCGGACAAGCTGGGCGTAGTGGCGCTGGATCCCGATGCGCTCTCTATCAGCGGCCTCTATAACTACGTGAAGTATCTGAAGCAGAGCGGTCAGGTTGCCGGGCGTTACCAGCTGAATATGTGGAGCAAAATCTTCCAGCCGCTGTCGGTAGCGGTGATGATGCTGATGGCGCTGTCGTTTATCTTTGGCCCGCTGCGCAGCGTGTCGATGGGAATGCGGGTGGTCACCGGTATCAGCTTCGGCTTCCTGTTCTACGTGCTGGATCAGATCTTCGGGCCGCTGAGCCTGGTCTATAACATCCCGCCTATCCTGGGCGCGTTGTTACCCAGCGCAGCGTTCTTCGCCATCAGCGTCTATATGCTGCTGAAACGACGTTAGTCAGGTTTGGCGGCACAGCGTACCGGTCATAGCACCGGGCTGGTTGTCACCTTCAACAGATGAGTGATACCGCAGCAGAACTCAGGCCCGCCAGCGAAAGTTGGCGGGCCTTTTTTATTGCCCGCAAAGAGTACTGTCACTCTTCCCGCTTACTGCAGAATGTCACTTTCAGTGACCGCAACGTAGGCGTAAAGACTTCAGGCTCGCACCGCTTTACTCTCCCTTATGTCACTTTTCCGGCGCAGCGTTGACAGAACCTCTGGTACTGGCCGGTTCAGACAAAAACGTCATATAGCTTTTTGATTTGCCGCTTCGCTTATTGCAATCAGTTGTGTTAATTGCAATTTCTTTTCCGATTTTACAACTTCAGGAAATTAATACAGAGGCATCTTTATCTCATAGGCGAAATAACGTTAACAATAAGGTCCAGCCGTTATTCTGCTTTGTCAGTGAAAAAAATTTTCCATTACATTTTATTTTCCTTCCCCCCGATAAAGCGCTGCGGCTGCGCTAAGATTTAATCACATTGAGTAATTAATACCTGGCCTTGTTAAAGGAGTCGCTATGGGCGGCAAATCCGATCCCCCGCAGCCCGCTTCCGGTGAAGAACAACGGCTGCCGCTGATAGAAGAACATGCCACTCTCGACAAGGCCCGCGTGCTGGACAGCCGCATCAGCATCGAGCGAACCACCATCTCTGCTGAAGAGCTGCTCGAAACGGAATTAGCGCGTGATGAGGTGGAGATTAAACATATTGCTAAAAACCAACTGGTAGAGGATGACTACTCTGCTGAGGTCCGGTATGAAGGCGACCTCTTAATTATTCCGGTCATAGAAGAGCGTGTTGAAATTATTCGCCGGAAAGTGCTGAAAGAAGAAATACATATCCGCAAAGTTAAAACAGTAGAGCCTTATCAACAAAACGTTTTGATAAGAAGCCAGGAGGTGAAGATTCGTAAGGAGAAAGGAAAACCCTAAACCCATTTACGAGGAAACTGTTATGGCCCATGAAAAAATCGTTACCGCATTTAACCAGGAACAGCAGGCGCAGGTTGCCCGTGAAAAGCTGATTGCCGAAGGCATTGCCGAGAAAAATATCGATATCATCTCCGGTGAGCGCCTGCGGGTAGCGGATAAAGAGATCCGCCATCCCAGCTTCTGGCAGCGCATTTTTGGTGACGATGTGGATGAAAATTACGCCAGCGAATATAACCGTGCGCTGCAAACTGGCGGAGTGTTGCTGACCGTTCGCGTCTCGCAGGAGGAAGCAGGTAACGTCGAGATGCTGCTGGATCAATACTCCAGTGATTACTCAAGCCTTACGCCGAACGCCGGGCAGGGAACGGATCGTGAGTTCCTGGGAGAGACGGATGACCGCCTTGCCAGAGGACCGGGTGGCAGCTACGAGACTGACAAGAATGACTCTCTCGCCGCTACGCTGGGCGGCACTCCGGTGACGGGTAAGAACGATTCTCTTACCGGCACGGCGGGCAGTGGTTATGCCGCGGACAAGGATGACCCTCTTACCGGCACAGCGGGCAGTGGTTACGCGGCGGATAAGGATGACCCTCTTACCACCACTTCGGGCGGGAGTTACGGCACGGCTACTGATGGCCATCTCTCCACCGGTGCAGACAGCCTTTTGGGTACAGAGAAAGAGGACCGTTTCGGCACTGACGAACCGCTGTACGATGAAGGCGCAGATCGTCCGCTGCTCGACGAGGGTGTGGCGCCGGTCGGCAGTGGAGGACTCCAGCGCGATGATGAGCACGAAGGGCTGACGCTGGCCGAGGAAGAGGTGGAGATTGGTAAACGTCAGGTCAGCGACGGCTTTGTTCGCCTGCGTCGTTACACGG belongs to Erwinia pyri and includes:
- the pepA gene encoding leucyl aminopeptidase, whose amino-acid sequence is MEFSVKSGSPEKQRSACIVVGVFEPRRLSPIAEQLDKISDGYISALLRRGELEGKVGQTLLLHHVPNILSERILLIGCGKERELDERQYKQVIQKTINTLNDTGSMEAVCFLTELHVKGRNTYWKVRQAVETSKETLYSFDQLKSNKTEPRRPLRKMVFNVPTRRELTSGERAIQHGLAVAAGVKAAKDLGNMPPNICNAAYLASQARQLADAYSKNITTRVIGEQQMKELGMNAYLAVGQGSQNESLMSVIEYKGSPDAESKPIVLVGKGVTFDSGGISLKPGEAMDEMKYDMCGAASVYGVMRMVAELNLPLNVVGVLAGCENMPGGRAYRPGDVLTTMSGQTVEVLNTDAEGRLVLCDALTYVERFDPDVVIDVATLTGACVIALGHHVSGLLSNHNPLAHELIGASEQAGDRAWRLPMADEYQEQLDSYFADMANIGGRPGGAITAACFLARFARKYNWAHLDIAGTAWRSGKAKGATGRPVALLSQFLLNRAGLNGDD
- the lptF gene encoding LPS export ABC transporter permease LptF, producing MIIIRYLVRETLKSQLAILFILLLIFFCQKLVRILGAAVDGEIPTNLVLTLLGLGVPEMAQLILPLSLFLAILMTLGRLYTESEITVMHACGLSKAVLVKAAMVLMLFTAIVAAINVAWLGPWSSRYQSEVTQNAKANPGAAALAAGQFQQSGDGQSVMFIENVKGNTFGNVFLAQLRPKGNARPSVVLADKGHMTQRPDGSQVVTLEKGTRFEGTAMLRDFRITDFVNYQAIVGHQDVVLDPNDAEQMDFTTLAQSDKPEFRSEFHWRITLVFSVLVMALMVVPLSVVNPRQGRVLSMLPAMLLYLIFFLLQSSLRSSGQKGRLDPAIWMWVVNISYLALAVLLNLWDTVPMRRFRARFSKGGSV
- the lptG gene encoding LPS export ABC transporter permease LptG, with protein sequence MFGVLDRYIGKTIFNTIMATLFMLVSLSGIIKFVDQLRKTGQGEYTALGAGLYTVLSVPKDIEIFFPMAALLGALLGLGTLAQRSELVVMQASGFTRMQIAASVMKTAIPLVLLTMAIGEFVAPQGEQMARNYRAQQLVGGSLLSTQNGLWAKDGDNFIFIERIKDNSELTGISIYSFNKERRLQNVRYAASAKYNADKKSWDLVQVDQSDLTNPKQVSGSQTLSGEWKTTLTPDKLGVVALDPDALSISGLYNYVKYLKQSGQVAGRYQLNMWSKIFQPLSVAVMMLMALSFIFGPLRSVSMGMRVVTGISFGFLFYVLDQIFGPLSLVYNIPPILGALLPSAAFFAISVYMLLKRR
- a CDS encoding DUF2382 domain-containing protein codes for the protein MGGKSDPPQPASGEEQRLPLIEEHATLDKARVLDSRISIERTTISAEELLETELARDEVEIKHIAKNQLVEDDYSAEVRYEGDLLIIPVIEERVEIIRRKVLKEEIHIRKVKTVEPYQQNVLIRSQEVKIRKEKGKP
- a CDS encoding DUF2382 domain-containing protein, translating into MAHEKIVTAFNQEQQAQVAREKLIAEGIAEKNIDIISGERLRVADKEIRHPSFWQRIFGDDVDENYASEYNRALQTGGVLLTVRVSQEEAGNVEMLLDQYSSDYSSLTPNAGQGTDREFLGETDDRLARGPGGSYETDKNDSLAATLGGTPVTGKNDSLTGTAGSGYAADKDDPLTGTAGSGYAADKDDPLTTTSGGSYGTATDGHLSTGADSLLGTEKEDRFGTDEPLYDEGADRPLLDEGVAPVGSGGLQRDDEHEGLTLAEEEVEIGKRQVSDGFVRLRRYTVEESVSEDISLYDQHAEVFRHAVDEPTYLNDVDWSDKTISVEESHEVPVVSKTAHIREEVGVRSEGTERVETVKDSVRRQEVEVEKESSTDHDLTRLDDDRK